The Streptomyces camelliae genome window below encodes:
- a CDS encoding ABC transporter substrate-binding protein, whose product MRRRLLPAAVLLPFALLLTACGGNSSASTGSGTDGQGSVTLDVGDQKGGSEAILRAAGELKNLDYKIKWSTFTSGPPLLEAVNAQAVDIGGVGNTPPVFAAGAGSKISVVAAWHGTSKGDAILVPNGSSLTGPKQLKGKSVAVAQGSSAHYQLIASLRAVGLSLADVKVKYLQPADALAAFTSGKVDAWAVWDPYTSQILRAKQGRVLTTGEGITNGLTFQVAAPAALKDPKKAAAIKDYLARLRRATAWVHDHQQEWATVWAKDTGLPYDVALDSVKRTNSTRFAVAVDKPLVASEQQIADAFTELKLIPNKVDFGDFVDTRFNDALPPSTTPVKG is encoded by the coding sequence ATGCGACGACGCCTCCTCCCCGCCGCAGTTCTCCTCCCCTTCGCGCTCCTGCTCACCGCCTGCGGCGGGAACTCGTCCGCGAGCACCGGAAGCGGCACCGACGGACAGGGATCCGTCACCCTCGACGTCGGGGACCAGAAGGGCGGTTCGGAGGCCATTCTGCGTGCCGCCGGCGAGCTCAAGAATCTGGACTACAAGATCAAGTGGTCCACCTTCACCTCCGGCCCGCCGCTGCTGGAGGCGGTCAACGCGCAGGCCGTCGACATCGGCGGTGTCGGCAACACCCCGCCCGTCTTCGCGGCCGGCGCCGGTTCGAAGATCTCGGTCGTGGCCGCCTGGCACGGCACGTCCAAGGGCGATGCGATCCTCGTGCCCAACGGCTCCTCGTTGACCGGGCCGAAGCAGCTCAAGGGCAAGTCCGTCGCCGTCGCACAGGGTTCCTCCGCGCACTACCAGCTGATCGCCTCGCTCAGGGCGGTCGGACTCAGTCTGGCCGACGTCAAGGTGAAGTACCTCCAGCCGGCCGACGCGCTGGCCGCGTTCACCTCCGGCAAGGTCGACGCCTGGGCGGTCTGGGACCCGTACACCTCCCAGATCCTGCGTGCCAAGCAGGGCCGCGTGCTGACCACCGGCGAGGGCATCACCAACGGGCTCACCTTCCAGGTGGCCGCGCCCGCCGCGCTGAAGGACCCGAAGAAGGCCGCCGCCATCAAGGACTATCTGGCCCGGCTGCGGCGGGCGACCGCCTGGGTCCACGACCATCAGCAGGAGTGGGCCACGGTGTGGGCCAAGGACACCGGGCTGCCGTACGACGTGGCGCTGGACTCGGTGAAGCGAACCAATTCCACGCGCTTCGCGGTCGCCGTCGACAAGCCGCTCGTCGCGTCCGAGCAGCAGATCGCCGACGCCTTCACCGAGCTGAAGCTGATCCCGAACAAGGTCGACTTCGGCGACTTCGTGGACACCCGCTTCAACGACGCCCTCCCACCGTCGACCACACCGGTCAAAGGCTGA
- a CDS encoding ABC transporter ATP-binding protein: MATDVHRPVSPTSSTGSPGSPVSAAVHVEGLTRSFDGRTVIDALDLDIAPGEFVALLGRSGCGKSTLLRILAGLDRDIEGTALVPRRRAVAFQAPRLMPWKKVWRNVLLGLPGRPERSVAVRALDEVGLDHRVDAWPRTLSGGEAQRASLARALVREPDLLLLDEPFGALDALTRIKAQRLVGELWQRRGCAVLLVTHDVEEAVLLADRVLVMDGGRIAHEQRIDLDRPREITDPRFAALRTGLLERLGVHTAAEAA; the protein is encoded by the coding sequence ATGGCGACCGACGTTCACCGGCCGGTGAGCCCCACGAGTTCCACCGGGTCCCCCGGGTCCCCCGTGTCCGCGGCCGTGCACGTCGAGGGGCTGACCCGCTCCTTCGACGGCCGTACGGTCATCGACGCTCTGGACCTCGACATCGCGCCGGGCGAGTTCGTCGCCCTGCTCGGCCGCAGCGGCTGCGGCAAGTCGACGCTGCTGCGCATCCTCGCGGGCCTCGACCGGGACATCGAGGGCACCGCGCTGGTCCCGCGCCGCCGGGCCGTGGCCTTCCAGGCGCCCCGGCTCATGCCCTGGAAGAAGGTGTGGCGCAACGTTCTGCTCGGTCTGCCCGGCAGGCCCGAACGCTCCGTCGCCGTGCGGGCGTTGGACGAGGTCGGCCTCGACCACCGCGTCGACGCCTGGCCGAGGACCCTCTCCGGCGGCGAGGCCCAGCGTGCCTCCCTCGCCCGGGCCTTGGTGCGCGAGCCCGATCTGCTGCTGCTCGACGAGCCGTTCGGCGCCCTCGACGCGCTCACCCGGATCAAGGCCCAGCGCCTCGTCGGGGAGTTGTGGCAGCGGCGCGGCTGCGCCGTACTACTGGTCACGCACGACGTCGAGGAGGCGGTACTGCTCGCCGACCGCGTCCTGGTGATGGACGGCGGCCGGATCGCCCACGAGCAGCGCATCGACCTCGACCGGCCGCGCGAGATCACCGACCCCCGCTTCGCCGCACTCCGCACCGGACTGCTGGAACGGCTCGGCGTCCACACCGCCGCAGAAGCCGCCTGA
- a CDS encoding ABC transporter permease: protein MSISHAPPNSPEPDISGISKYEDPARGRSTPTVPDLQPVVPAPSRSLRIPRWLRRTAGPILLLALWQLLSATGVLTADVLASPGRIAQVGWDLISDGSLPSAMGTSLQRVALGLLFGTLTGTGLALVSGLFRIGEDLVDAPVQMLRTVPFVGLIPLFIIWFGIGEAPKIAIITLGVTFPLYLNVYAGIRGVDAQLIEAGESLGLSRWGLVRHVVLPGALPGALTGLRYSLGIAWLALVFAEQVNADAGIGFLMVQARDFLRTDVIVVCLIVYAFLGLLADFIVRSLERLLLQWRPTFTGR from the coding sequence ATGAGCATCAGCCACGCCCCACCCAACTCTCCAGAACCCGATATTTCTGGCATATCCAAGTACGAGGATCCCGCAAGAGGGCGCTCCACCCCCACCGTCCCCGACCTCCAGCCCGTCGTCCCCGCCCCCTCCCGTTCCCTGCGCATCCCGCGCTGGCTGCGCCGCACCGCGGGCCCGATCCTGCTGCTTGCCCTGTGGCAACTCCTGAGCGCCACCGGCGTGTTGACGGCCGACGTACTGGCCTCTCCGGGCCGGATCGCGCAGGTCGGCTGGGATCTGATCAGCGACGGCTCGCTGCCGTCGGCCATGGGGACCTCGCTCCAGCGCGTCGCTCTCGGACTGCTCTTCGGGACCCTGACCGGCACCGGACTCGCCCTGGTCTCCGGGCTGTTCCGGATCGGCGAGGATCTGGTGGACGCGCCGGTGCAGATGCTGCGGACGGTGCCGTTCGTCGGTCTCATCCCACTGTTCATCATCTGGTTCGGCATCGGTGAGGCCCCGAAGATCGCCATCATCACCCTCGGCGTGACCTTCCCGCTCTATCTCAACGTGTACGCCGGCATCCGTGGCGTCGACGCCCAACTCATCGAGGCGGGCGAGTCCTTGGGCCTGTCCCGGTGGGGGCTGGTACGGCACGTCGTCCTGCCGGGCGCCCTGCCCGGCGCGCTGACCGGGCTGCGCTACTCGCTCGGCATCGCCTGGCTGGCGCTCGTCTTCGCCGAGCAGGTCAACGCCGACGCCGGCATCGGCTTCCTGATGGTGCAGGCGCGGGACTTCCTGCGGACCGACGTGATCGTGGTCTGCCTGATCGTCTACGCCTTCCTCGGCCTGCTCGCCGACTTCATCGTCCGCTCCCTCGAAAGGCTGCTGCTGCAATGGCGACCGACGTTCACCGGCCGGTGA
- a CDS encoding putative leader peptide, whose amino-acid sequence MLRSALLTTRGHIDLLRVASAACRRGC is encoded by the coding sequence ATGTTGCGTTCAGCCCTGCTCACCACGCGCGGTCACATCGACCTGCTGCGGGTGGCCTCCGCCGCGTGTCGCCGCGGCTGCTGA
- a CDS encoding secondary thiamine-phosphate synthase enzyme YjbQ, which produces MPDAFTTRTLHVSTGSRERVVDLTADCDDFLREAAAGRDGLLNIFVPHATAGIAVIETGSGSDDDLLAALHTLLPADDRWQHRHGSPGHGRDHVLPAVVAPHATLPVIGGRLELGTWQSVCLVDTNKDNANRQVRLSFLG; this is translated from the coding sequence ATGCCAGATGCCTTCACCACCCGTACGCTGCACGTCTCCACCGGTTCCCGGGAGCGCGTCGTCGATCTCACCGCCGACTGCGACGACTTCCTGCGCGAGGCGGCGGCCGGCCGCGACGGGCTGCTCAACATCTTCGTCCCGCACGCCACCGCCGGGATCGCCGTCATCGAGACGGGCTCCGGCAGCGACGACGACCTCCTCGCCGCCCTGCACACCCTGCTCCCCGCCGACGACCGCTGGCAGCACCGCCACGGCAGTCCCGGCCACGGCCGCGACCACGTCCTGCCGGCCGTCGTCGCGCCGCATGCGACCCTGCCCGTCATCGGCGGACGCCTGGAACTGGGCACCTGGCAGTCCGTCTGCCTGGTGGACACGAACAAGGACAATGCCAACCGTCAGGTTCGACTGAGCTTCCTGGGCTGA
- a CDS encoding YncE family protein: protein MIRRRSPRALLALAAGLVLAIAAAVAGVTLTRDGGQPSKVALPLRLVKEISLPGDSSRFDYASLDPGRGLLFIAHLGASQVIEVDTRADKVVRTIYDLPGVHGVLVVPALHRVYATASDANQVAAIDETTGKVLHRGPTGDTPDGLAYDPVHHTVWTTNETGGSETVVDATTGAVRGTVTLGGEAGNVAYDPTTRQMLVDVQTRNELAVIDPAALRITRRVSLPGCDHDHGLILAPADRLAFVACDGNARLLTVDLNTWHVTGTDRVGQDPDVLAYDPVARHLYVAAESGWVTTADTHDRHLTVTGRAHLADGAHVVAVDSTTHRSYYPIPHGTGGHPALLVYQPAP from the coding sequence ATGATCCGTCGTCGCAGTCCCCGCGCCCTGCTGGCCCTGGCCGCCGGCCTGGTCCTCGCGATCGCCGCCGCCGTGGCCGGCGTGACGCTCACCCGGGACGGCGGCCAGCCGTCCAAGGTGGCGCTGCCCCTCCGGTTGGTCAAGGAGATCTCCCTGCCGGGTGACAGCTCCCGCTTCGACTACGCCAGCCTCGACCCCGGCCGTGGCCTGCTGTTCATCGCCCACCTCGGCGCGAGCCAGGTCATCGAGGTGGACACTCGCGCGGACAAGGTCGTACGCACCATCTACGACCTGCCCGGCGTTCACGGTGTCCTGGTTGTCCCCGCTCTGCACCGGGTGTACGCCACCGCCAGTGACGCAAACCAGGTCGCCGCCATCGACGAGACCACCGGCAAGGTCCTGCACCGGGGCCCCACCGGCGACACCCCGGATGGACTGGCCTACGACCCCGTGCACCACACGGTGTGGACCACCAACGAGACCGGCGGTTCGGAGACCGTCGTCGACGCCACCACCGGAGCCGTACGCGGCACCGTCACCCTGGGCGGCGAGGCCGGCAACGTCGCCTACGACCCCACCACCCGGCAGATGCTCGTCGACGTCCAGACCCGCAACGAGCTCGCCGTGATCGACCCGGCTGCCCTCCGAATCACCCGCCGCGTGTCCCTGCCCGGCTGCGACCACGACCACGGCCTCATCCTCGCCCCCGCCGACCGGTTGGCCTTCGTCGCCTGCGACGGCAACGCCCGCCTGCTCACCGTCGACCTGAACACCTGGCACGTCACCGGCACCGACCGGGTCGGCCAGGACCCCGACGTCCTCGCCTACGACCCCGTCGCCCGCCACCTCTACGTCGCCGCCGAATCCGGCTGGGTCACCACCGCCGACACCCACGACCGGCACCTCACCGTCACCGGCCGCGCCCACCTCGCCGACGGCGCCCACGTCGTCGCCGTCGACTCCACCACCCATCGCAGCTACTACCCCATCCCCCACGGCACAGGCGGCCACCCGGCCCTCCTGGTCTATCAGCCGGCACCATGA
- a CDS encoding ArsC/Spx/MgsR family protein: MTSLPPAGTDRSAVRRCLEQPPTVKEIEQVLRRLDLEPWDITRTGEPAAVDLGMATWERNAAHRDRWIRALADHPMLVQRPVITADDGTTVVGRSNDAVRSLLA, translated from the coding sequence CTGACGTCACTCCCGCCGGCCGGCACCGACCGGAGTGCAGTGCGCCGCTGTCTGGAGCAGCCACCGACCGTGAAAGAGATCGAACAGGTGCTGCGAAGGCTGGATCTGGAACCCTGGGACATCACCCGCACCGGAGAGCCGGCTGCGGTCGATCTTGGCATGGCGACCTGGGAACGCAACGCCGCACACCGCGACCGCTGGATCCGGGCCCTGGCCGACCATCCGATGCTCGTCCAGCGTCCCGTCATCACGGCGGACGACGGAACGACGGTGGTGGGCCGTTCCAACGACGCCGTCCGGTCCCTCCTTGCCTGA
- the folE gene encoding GTP cyclohydrolase I FolE, producing MTESSHRATARIRPADQEEQASARPAALRVVHEPDGIDLDAAERAAGQFLKALGISTSSESLRGTPGRMARAYAELFSPRPFDLTTFPNDEGYDELVLARRIPVRTVCEHHMLPFVGVAHVGYLPGDRIVGLSKLARIVEHFACRPQVQERLTKQVADWLQTHLEPKGVGVVIEAEHTCMTLRGVQSTGSSTLTSTLLGLLRTDGRSRSEFLALTGANP from the coding sequence ATGACCGAGTCCTCGCACCGCGCCACAGCCCGAATACGCCCCGCCGACCAGGAAGAACAGGCATCCGCACGACCCGCCGCCCTGCGGGTTGTCCACGAGCCCGACGGCATCGACCTGGACGCCGCCGAACGAGCAGCCGGTCAGTTCCTGAAAGCCCTCGGCATCTCCACCTCGTCGGAGAGCCTGCGGGGAACACCGGGCCGCATGGCCCGCGCGTATGCCGAACTGTTCAGCCCCCGCCCCTTCGACCTGACCACGTTCCCCAACGACGAAGGCTACGACGAACTCGTGCTGGCCCGCCGCATCCCGGTCCGGACCGTCTGCGAGCACCACATGCTGCCGTTCGTCGGCGTTGCACACGTCGGCTACCTGCCCGGCGACCGCATCGTCGGCCTGTCGAAACTGGCCCGGATCGTCGAGCACTTCGCCTGCCGACCGCAGGTCCAGGAGCGTCTGACCAAGCAGGTCGCCGACTGGCTGCAGACCCACCTGGAGCCCAAGGGCGTCGGCGTGGTCATCGAGGCAGAGCACACCTGCATGACCCTGCGAGGCGTCCAGTCCACCGGCTCCAGCACCCTGACCTCCACCCTGCTCGGCCTGCTGCGAACCGACGGCCGCTCCCGCAGTGAATTCCTCGCCCTGACCGGCGCGAACCCCTGA
- a CDS encoding DUF2231 domain-containing protein, protein MVHESRLQAKRPVNAALAGPYGHPFHPILVTVPIGAWVTILVFDIASHVVHRPGFLTQSSEWLIAVGVIGAVLAAMVGFLDLFAVPAGTPAFRTALVHMTLNLLVIAAYVVNFLWRHGDYADGASVGIGRLVLSALSVTVLGVSGFLGGKLAYRYGVRVADESTQTEGYTPADGSARTPA, encoded by the coding sequence ATGGTCCATGAGTCACGACTTCAGGCGAAGCGTCCGGTCAACGCCGCGCTCGCCGGCCCGTACGGCCACCCGTTCCATCCGATCCTGGTGACCGTGCCGATCGGTGCCTGGGTGACGATCCTGGTGTTCGACATCGCATCTCACGTCGTGCACCGCCCGGGATTCCTGACCCAGTCCTCCGAGTGGTTGATCGCAGTCGGGGTGATCGGTGCGGTGCTGGCGGCCATGGTCGGCTTCCTCGACCTGTTCGCCGTCCCCGCCGGCACCCCGGCCTTCCGTACCGCCCTGGTGCACATGACGCTGAACCTGCTGGTCATCGCCGCCTACGTCGTCAACTTCCTGTGGCGCCACGGCGACTACGCCGACGGCGCAAGCGTCGGGATCGGACGGCTCGTCCTGTCCGCGCTCAGTGTGACGGTTCTGGGTGTCTCGGGATTCCTGGGCGGCAAGCTCGCCTACCGCTACGGCGTGCGCGTCGCCGACGAGAGCACCCAGACCGAGGGATACACGCCCGCCGACGGGAGCGCCCGCACCCCGGCCTGA